A single Bacillus sp. OxB-1 DNA region contains:
- a CDS encoding SDR family NAD(P)-dependent oxidoreductase, whose protein sequence is MEKRIAFVTGGGSGLGREIARVLASKAMKVVVADINKENAEETVALIEEEGNEAKAVYCDVSDLEVVQNAVKESVQHYGKIDVLINNAGWDKVEPFLQSEPDTWQKIININLLGQINTCKEILPLMIENGYGKVVNIASDAARVGSSGEAVYSAAKGGVVAFTKTLAREMARHKLNVNCVAPGPADTPLFQKIGEEFEGLANSLEKAIPLRRLAQPKDIAGAVAYFVSEDAEYVTGQTLSVSGGLTMI, encoded by the coding sequence ATGGAAAAGCGGATTGCATTTGTGACAGGTGGCGGGAGCGGCTTGGGAAGGGAGATTGCCCGAGTCCTGGCCTCGAAAGCGATGAAGGTCGTAGTGGCGGATATCAATAAAGAAAATGCCGAGGAAACGGTTGCGCTGATTGAGGAAGAGGGCAATGAAGCGAAAGCGGTCTATTGCGATGTCTCCGATTTGGAAGTCGTACAGAACGCCGTGAAGGAATCTGTCCAACATTACGGAAAAATCGATGTGTTGATCAATAATGCGGGATGGGACAAAGTGGAGCCGTTCCTCCAGAGTGAGCCTGATACTTGGCAGAAAATCATCAATATTAACCTGCTTGGCCAAATCAATACTTGCAAAGAAATTTTACCTCTTATGATTGAAAATGGCTATGGAAAGGTGGTCAATATCGCTTCGGATGCTGCCCGGGTCGGATCGAGCGGGGAAGCGGTCTATTCCGCCGCAAAAGGTGGTGTTGTAGCGTTCACGAAGACGTTGGCGCGTGAGATGGCACGTCATAAATTGAACGTGAATTGCGTCGCTCCTGGACCTGCCGATACACCTCTATTCCAAAAGATCGGGGAAGAATTCGAAGGGCTTGCCAACTCTTTGGAAAAAGCGATCCCCCTTCGCCGATTGGCACAGCCAAAAGATATCGCGGGGGCAGTCGCCTATTTCGTTTCGGAAGATGCGGAGTATGTGACAGGCCAAACGCTCTCCGTCAGTGGCGGTTTGACCATGATTTGA
- a CDS encoding SDR family NAD(P)-dependent oxidoreductase yields MDLGIKGRTVLVTGAAKGIGRAIATALAKEGAHVALHYQTSEEEAQETKEMIWNSGGQVTLVKGDLASLEDVQHMKDTIESELGFVHSIVNNAGYAQYKPFFKYSPNEWRREVDVCLYGVVHLAHVFIPDMIEQKGGKLINIIGDSARTGDRNLIISAAARSGAVSFLKSLAQEVGRHQIQCNTVSLGLTDQGQSYEAATLDKILKQYPLKRLGTPDDVKGAVLFLLSSLSDWITGQVLSVNGGQSMMD; encoded by the coding sequence ATGGATCTTGGCATAAAGGGAAGGACAGTGTTGGTTACCGGTGCTGCAAAAGGAATCGGAAGAGCGATTGCGACAGCGCTGGCGAAAGAAGGTGCCCATGTGGCGCTTCACTACCAAACTTCGGAAGAGGAAGCGCAGGAAACGAAGGAGATGATCTGGAATTCAGGCGGCCAGGTTACCTTGGTGAAAGGGGATCTTGCTTCGCTGGAAGATGTGCAGCATATGAAGGATACGATTGAGTCGGAGCTCGGCTTTGTCCATTCGATTGTAAATAATGCCGGCTATGCACAGTACAAACCTTTTTTTAAATACAGCCCCAATGAATGGAGACGGGAGGTAGATGTGTGCCTCTATGGAGTTGTCCATCTGGCACATGTGTTCATTCCAGATATGATAGAACAAAAGGGAGGTAAATTGATAAATATTATTGGAGATTCTGCCCGTACCGGTGACCGGAATTTGATCATATCTGCAGCTGCCCGAAGCGGCGCGGTCAGTTTTCTAAAATCCTTGGCGCAAGAGGTCGGACGCCATCAGATTCAATGTAATACGGTTTCGCTAGGACTGACCGATCAAGGGCAGTCGTATGAAGCTGCTACATTGGATAAAATTTTAAAACAATATCCATTGAAACGGCTCGGAACACCGGATGATGTAAAGGGGGCCGTCCTTTTTTTATTATCGTCTTTGTCAGATTGGATCACTGGCCAAGTGCTGTCTGTCAATGGAGGACAAAGCATGATGGATTAA
- a CDS encoding acyl-CoA dehydrogenase family protein — translation MLDTFAPEIDQIKQMVRNFVDKEVEPFAQQIEEEDHIPGHLVETAKELGLFGMSIPEEYGGIGLSVVGKAAVLGELGRSSNGFATLISAHTGIGSVGLVRLGSERLKQKYLPDMAIGKKIGAFALSEPGAGSDATNLATIAEKRGDKWILNGTKHFITNAPIADVFTVFALTDKEKGAKGGITSFVVEKEFPGLTIGKQDKKMGLRGSYTAQLIFDNCEVPEENVIGEVGMGYMSALKILGEGRVGLAARAVGSCEKLIELSASYAQEREQFGKPIAENQAIQWMLADMATETEAARMLMLKAANLLDVGKKAIKEAAMAKLYASEVFNRVADKAVQIHGGMGYVSDYPIERFYRDARITTIYEGTSEVQRIIIARDVLQANQ, via the coding sequence ATGCTGGATACATTTGCGCCCGAAATCGATCAAATCAAACAAATGGTTCGAAACTTCGTGGACAAGGAGGTAGAGCCTTTTGCCCAACAAATTGAAGAGGAAGACCATATTCCTGGACACTTAGTTGAGACAGCGAAAGAACTAGGCTTGTTTGGAATGAGCATACCGGAAGAATACGGTGGAATCGGCTTAAGCGTTGTTGGAAAAGCAGCCGTTCTAGGGGAATTGGGACGTTCCAGTAATGGCTTTGCCACTTTGATTAGCGCTCACACCGGAATTGGAAGTGTCGGCTTGGTCCGATTGGGTTCCGAAAGACTAAAACAGAAGTATTTGCCGGATATGGCAATCGGTAAAAAGATCGGCGCGTTCGCCCTCTCGGAGCCGGGAGCGGGATCGGATGCGACAAACTTAGCGACGATTGCAGAAAAGCGCGGAGATAAATGGATACTCAATGGGACCAAACATTTCATCACCAATGCACCGATCGCAGATGTTTTTACAGTGTTCGCTTTGACGGATAAAGAAAAAGGGGCAAAAGGGGGAATCACTTCATTCGTCGTAGAAAAAGAGTTTCCCGGGCTGACCATCGGCAAGCAGGATAAAAAAATGGGGTTGCGTGGCTCCTATACGGCTCAGCTGATTTTCGATAATTGTGAGGTGCCGGAGGAGAATGTCATTGGAGAAGTCGGCATGGGATATATGTCGGCATTGAAAATTTTAGGCGAAGGCCGGGTGGGGCTTGCCGCCAGAGCAGTCGGGTCCTGTGAAAAGTTAATTGAATTATCCGCTTCTTATGCGCAAGAACGAGAGCAATTCGGAAAACCGATCGCAGAAAATCAGGCGATTCAATGGATGCTGGCCGATATGGCGACGGAAACGGAAGCGGCCCGCATGCTTATGCTGAAAGCTGCGAACCTGTTGGACGTCGGAAAGAAAGCGATTAAAGAAGCCGCTATGGCCAAGTTATATGCCTCCGAAGTATTTAACCGGGTCGCCGATAAAGCGGTTCAGATCCATGGCGGCATGGGATATGTATCCGACTATCCAATTGAAAGGTTTTACCGGGATGCACGAATCACGACCATTTACGAAGGGACGAGTGAAGTGCAGCGGATTATTATCGCTCGGGATGTGTTGCAAGCAAACCAATAA
- a CDS encoding 3-hydroxyacyl-CoA dehydrogenase family protein — MEINNVAVAGSGAMGSQIAMVCALAGYPVVLQDISQESLQHAKHFLEKQIERRVEKGRYSRREVGEAFRCLTFTTEIEEMANANIVIEAIVEKLDAKRELFTKLDRFVAPDTILATNSSTIVSSKIADAVGRPENVCNIHFFNPALVMELVEVVKGPHTSEETAAKSVEFVESIRKVPVLLNKEISGFIANRILGKLTDEAIFLYENGYATPEEIDLACMKALNHPIGPFALMDLTGLDVHYLVRKQRYDESGDEKEKPSRTVTEKVEKGELGKKTGKGFYDYDAQGNWLGR, encoded by the coding sequence ATGGAAATAAATAACGTAGCTGTCGCAGGTTCTGGCGCGATGGGGTCGCAAATTGCGATGGTCTGTGCGCTTGCGGGTTATCCAGTCGTGTTACAGGATATTTCACAGGAAAGCCTCCAGCATGCGAAGCATTTTCTGGAAAAGCAGATAGAACGGCGGGTCGAAAAAGGGAGATACTCAAGGAGAGAGGTCGGGGAGGCATTCAGGTGCCTCACCTTTACGACCGAAATTGAAGAAATGGCGAATGCCAATATTGTCATTGAAGCGATTGTTGAAAAATTGGATGCCAAGCGAGAGTTGTTTACGAAGCTCGACCGGTTTGTTGCCCCCGATACGATATTGGCAACAAATAGTTCGACCATCGTCAGTTCGAAAATAGCCGATGCTGTCGGCCGGCCGGAAAATGTTTGCAATATCCATTTTTTTAATCCTGCCCTTGTCATGGAGCTGGTTGAAGTGGTGAAAGGTCCTCATACTTCTGAGGAAACTGCTGCAAAAAGTGTGGAATTCGTGGAGAGCATCCGGAAAGTGCCCGTGTTGCTCAACAAGGAGATTTCAGGTTTCATTGCCAATCGAATTCTTGGAAAATTAACAGATGAGGCGATCTTTCTCTATGAAAATGGCTATGCGACGCCGGAAGAGATCGATCTTGCCTGCATGAAAGCATTGAATCATCCGATTGGTCCATTCGCACTGATGGATTTGACTGGCTTGGATGTACATTACCTCGTTCGGAAGCAGCGGTATGACGAAAGTGGTGATGAGAAGGAAAAGCCGTCGCGGACTGTTACTGAAAAAGTGGAAAAAGGCGAACTTGGCAAAAAGACGGGAAAAGGATTTTATGATTACGACGCCCAAGGCAATTGGTTGGGCCGTTAA
- a CDS encoding enoyl-CoA hydratase/isomerase family protein, which yields MKSYRNIIVEKKNKLAYLIINLPEQRNALSKETLDEMRNALEWLKEDDETHCVIFTGQGDTSFAAGADIKQLENRRPMDVFSVGSMQDVYDYIEAYDKPTVAMVNGFALGGGCELAMACDIRIASATAKFGLPELNLGVIPGAGGTQRLARLIGKGKAIELILTGKIITAEEAERIGLISEYVSQDRLQEAVEETANCIITKGPLAVKLAKMVIHTGFDTDMKAGLLIEKLGQAALYSTEDKMEGTRAFLEKRTPEFISK from the coding sequence TTGAAAAGCTATCGCAATATCATCGTCGAAAAAAAGAATAAACTAGCCTATTTGATCATTAATTTACCGGAACAACGAAATGCCTTGAGTAAGGAAACGCTGGATGAAATGAGGAACGCACTAGAATGGCTGAAAGAAGACGACGAGACCCATTGCGTCATTTTTACGGGACAAGGGGATACATCATTTGCGGCAGGAGCAGATATTAAACAGCTGGAAAACCGCCGGCCGATGGATGTCTTTTCCGTCGGAAGCATGCAGGACGTCTACGATTATATCGAAGCGTATGACAAACCAACTGTCGCCATGGTAAATGGATTTGCACTTGGCGGTGGATGCGAGCTCGCGATGGCCTGTGATATTCGGATCGCTTCCGCTACTGCAAAATTTGGGCTTCCCGAACTGAATCTTGGCGTCATCCCAGGGGCAGGGGGCACACAGCGGCTGGCCCGTCTGATCGGTAAAGGAAAAGCGATTGAATTGATTCTGACAGGAAAAATTATCACTGCGGAAGAAGCCGAAAGAATCGGTCTGATTTCCGAATATGTTTCTCAAGATCGGTTGCAAGAGGCGGTGGAAGAAACGGCAAACTGTATCATAACAAAAGGTCCATTAGCTGTGAAGCTTGCTAAAATGGTTATTCACACAGGATTTGATACGGATATGAAGGCAGGTTTGCTCATTGAAAAGCTTGGACAAGCCGCCTTATATTCGACAGAAGATAAAATGGAGGGCACTCGTGCCTTTTTAGAGAAACGCACACCTGAATTTATTTCAAAATAG
- a CDS encoding DMT family transporter yields the protein MKAIWIGILSSLFFAVTFVLNRSMELSGGSWLWSASLRYFFMVPFLVAIVAYRKGLGDVKREMSAKPAPFFLWSFVAFVLFYAPLTFSAAYSPGWLLAGTWQLTIVAGVLLAPLFSIRVQTSQGERNIRQRIPLLSLGISSIIFIGIIIIQIPNAQSVEAQVLWLGTLPLLIAAFAYPLGNRKMMDLLGGRLDMFQRVLAMTLMTLPVWIGFAIYALWTVGPPSWSQVVQSLIVAVSSGVIATSLFFMATDLVREDQGKLAAVEATQSTELIFAMLGEMLILSLPLPGPISLAGVVIIVIGMGLHSYQTAVSKKKQPVT from the coding sequence ATGAAGGCCATCTGGATCGGGATCCTCTCCTCCCTCTTCTTCGCAGTCACCTTTGTCTTGAACCGCTCGATGGAATTATCGGGCGGCAGCTGGCTCTGGAGTGCGTCACTCCGCTATTTTTTCATGGTTCCATTCTTGGTGGCGATTGTGGCGTACCGGAAAGGGCTCGGCGATGTGAAAAGGGAGATGTCCGCAAAACCCGCTCCATTTTTTCTATGGAGCTTCGTGGCATTCGTCCTGTTCTATGCGCCGCTCACCTTCTCCGCTGCTTATAGTCCCGGATGGCTGCTCGCCGGGACTTGGCAATTGACGATCGTTGCCGGTGTTCTCCTGGCACCGCTCTTTTCAATTAGGGTGCAAACGAGCCAAGGCGAACGGAACATACGTCAGCGCATTCCCCTATTGTCGCTCGGCATTTCATCCATCATCTTCATCGGGATTATAATCATCCAAATTCCGAATGCGCAAAGTGTCGAGGCACAAGTCTTATGGCTCGGAACCTTGCCTTTATTGATAGCCGCCTTTGCCTATCCGCTCGGGAACCGGAAAATGATGGACTTGCTCGGCGGGCGGCTCGACATGTTCCAACGGGTGCTTGCCATGACTCTCATGACGCTTCCCGTTTGGATCGGATTTGCAATCTACGCTTTATGGACAGTCGGGCCGCCGTCTTGGAGCCAGGTTGTCCAATCTCTCATCGTGGCGGTCAGTTCAGGCGTCATTGCGACATCGCTGTTCTTCATGGCAACCGACCTCGTCCGGGAAGATCAAGGAAAGTTGGCAGCCGTGGAAGCGACCCAATCCACAGAGCTCATCTTCGCCATGCTCGGGGAAATGTTGATTCTCAGCCTCCCCCTGCCCGGCCCGATATCATTGGCCGGCGTTGTTATCATCGTTATCGGCATGGGATTACATAGCTATCAAACCGCGGTATCGAAAAAGAAACAACCTGTGACTTAG
- the pepT gene encoding peptidase T has product MKERLIERLIRYAKIDTQSDADSQSTPSTPGQWNLLHELEKELTAIGMQEITLDDNGYLFATLPANTARDIPVIGFLAHVDTATDYTGKNVNPQRVDHYDGTDIRLNENTVMKVSDFPELTNYVGHTLITTDGTTLLGADNKAGIAEIMTAMEYLIQHPEIKHGKLRVAFTPDEEIGRGPHKFDVEAFGAEFAYTMDGGPLGELQYESFNAAGAKVTFHGTNIHPGSAKGKMVNSLLIAHEFQAAMPTEEIPQKTEGYEGFIHLMEVEGTVEETTLHYIIRYFDRDQFEARKQLFEDVVQDLQTRYGEQAITLELTDQYFNMREKIEPVMEIVDIIAEAFKQLDIEPAIIPIRGGTDGSQLSYMGMPTPNIFTGGENYHGKYEYISADNMVKATEVIIEAVKLFEARA; this is encoded by the coding sequence ATGAAAGAACGCCTGATCGAACGATTGATCCGGTATGCCAAAATCGACACACAATCGGACGCCGATAGCCAATCGACCCCTTCCACGCCAGGGCAATGGAATTTATTGCATGAGCTGGAAAAGGAATTGACAGCAATCGGCATGCAGGAAATCACATTGGACGACAACGGCTATTTATTTGCCACCTTGCCTGCCAATACGGCACGGGACATTCCCGTCATCGGATTTCTGGCCCATGTGGATACGGCGACAGACTATACAGGGAAGAATGTGAATCCTCAGCGGGTGGATCACTACGACGGGACAGATATCCGGTTGAATGAAAACACGGTTATGAAGGTCTCCGATTTCCCGGAGCTCACGAATTATGTGGGCCACACATTGATCACTACCGACGGGACGACTCTGCTAGGTGCGGATAATAAAGCTGGCATCGCAGAAATCATGACCGCGATGGAGTATTTGATTCAACATCCGGAGATCAAACACGGGAAACTGCGTGTCGCGTTCACGCCGGATGAAGAAATCGGACGGGGGCCGCATAAATTTGACGTGGAGGCATTCGGCGCCGAATTTGCTTACACGATGGATGGAGGGCCGCTCGGCGAGTTACAATATGAGAGTTTTAATGCAGCCGGAGCGAAAGTCACGTTCCATGGTACGAATATCCATCCTGGCTCCGCCAAGGGCAAGATGGTGAATTCTCTTTTGATCGCCCACGAATTTCAAGCGGCGATGCCCACGGAAGAAATACCACAGAAGACGGAAGGGTATGAAGGGTTTATTCATCTCATGGAAGTGGAGGGAACGGTCGAGGAAACGACACTTCACTATATCATCCGCTATTTTGACCGTGACCAGTTCGAAGCGAGAAAACAGCTTTTTGAAGATGTGGTGCAAGATTTGCAAACGCGGTACGGAGAGCAGGCCATCACACTAGAACTGACAGACCAATACTTCAATATGCGGGAAAAAATCGAGCCGGTCATGGAAATTGTCGACATCATCGCAGAGGCGTTCAAGCAATTGGATATCGAGCCGGCAATCATCCCGATCCGGGGCGGGACGGATGGGTCCCAGCTTTCCTATATGGGCATGCCGACGCCGAATATTTTCACAGGCGGCGAAAACTATCACGGGAAATATGAATATATCTCCGCTGATAATATGGTGAAGGCGACCGAGGTCATCATTGAGGCCGTGAAGCTTTTCGAAGCTCGCGCCTGA
- a CDS encoding LysR family transcriptional regulator, with amino-acid sequence MLLEELNTFITVVEHQNFTKAAKKLNLAQPTVSLHIKNLESELNVPLLIRSHRTFHVTPEGELLYERAIQLLKLAEKTKEEILWKHREVSGKLRISASYTIGEYLLPEVLTVLHRKFPHLQAEVTIENTEDVETAVRELRCDVGCIEGGVPAKELIIKPFMYDELILVAVNTHPLAKLDHVELTDLQSAHWVMREKGSGTRQFTDYLLRSIGQVNPSCTIFGSNEGVKQALLSGLGIAAVSVHTAKRALDRGELVPLKVDVIPQKRVFSTLHSPLMGEKRHVEVFINELKMMYGD; translated from the coding sequence ATGCTGTTGGAAGAATTGAATACCTTTATAACCGTTGTGGAACACCAGAACTTCACGAAGGCGGCAAAGAAGCTGAATCTCGCACAGCCGACCGTCAGTCTTCATATTAAAAACTTGGAGAGCGAGTTGAACGTCCCCCTGCTCATCCGTTCCCATCGAACTTTTCACGTGACGCCAGAGGGGGAATTGCTCTATGAACGAGCGATCCAATTGCTAAAACTGGCGGAGAAGACAAAGGAAGAGATTTTATGGAAGCATCGAGAAGTGAGCGGCAAGCTGCGGATTTCTGCAAGCTATACAATCGGGGAATACTTACTGCCGGAAGTATTGACAGTGCTCCACCGGAAATTTCCTCATTTGCAAGCCGAAGTGACGATTGAAAATACCGAGGATGTAGAGACGGCGGTCCGCGAACTGCGATGCGATGTCGGTTGCATCGAAGGGGGTGTGCCTGCAAAGGAATTGATCATCAAGCCGTTCATGTATGACGAACTGATTCTGGTGGCAGTGAATACACATCCGCTTGCCAAACTGGACCATGTCGAGTTGACCGACCTCCAATCAGCCCATTGGGTCATGCGTGAAAAAGGGTCCGGCACCCGTCAATTTACGGATTATCTGCTTCGGTCCATCGGCCAGGTCAACCCGTCCTGTACCATTTTCGGGTCCAATGAAGGCGTGAAACAAGCCTTGCTGAGCGGCCTCGGCATTGCCGCCGTTTCGGTCCACACGGCAAAAAGGGCGCTGGATCGGGGGGAGCTCGTTCCATTGAAGGTGGATGTCATACCGCAAAAAAGGGTGTTTTCCACTTTGCACTCTCCGTTGATGGGAGAAAAACGGCACGTCGAAGTGTTTATCAATGAGCTGAAAATGATGTACGGCGACTGA
- a CDS encoding YeiH family protein, which produces MNKNFWTGIGLTLIIAVIAKLATSLPYLSLIGPLVIAILIGIIWNTFFPVRNTWEPGIQFSSKKLLRAGIILLGMRLNLSDIAAAGWPAFLLATSSVVIGISAVYGVAKLLKVDSTIGFLTACGTGICGAAAIVAVSSQMKARAEQTAVAVAIIALLGTLFTFLYSIFYSALGLSSEAYGMFAGGTLHEIAHVVAAGDVGGAAALDLALVVKLTRVILLVVVAAGVGFWMAKRNRQEGEAFSFRKLPIPWFIFGFLAVSAIYSTGIVPEQVASMLVSLAYILMAMAMAGLGLNVKLAAFKRAGAKPFIAGLGGTIVLVAVEYGFIRFLF; this is translated from the coding sequence TTGAATAAAAATTTCTGGACAGGTATCGGCTTAACGCTGATCATCGCGGTGATCGCAAAACTGGCAACGTCGCTTCCTTATCTCTCGTTGATCGGCCCGTTAGTCATCGCGATTTTAATCGGAATCATATGGAATACCTTTTTCCCCGTCCGGAACACTTGGGAGCCGGGCATCCAATTTTCATCCAAGAAACTATTGCGCGCAGGAATCATTCTACTTGGGATGCGGTTGAATCTAAGCGATATTGCAGCGGCGGGATGGCCTGCTTTTCTACTGGCGACGAGCAGCGTCGTCATCGGGATTTCGGCTGTATATGGGGTCGCGAAACTGCTAAAGGTCGATAGCACGATCGGCTTCTTGACCGCCTGTGGAACAGGGATTTGCGGCGCGGCAGCCATCGTCGCTGTTTCATCGCAAATGAAGGCGAGGGCCGAACAGACCGCAGTGGCCGTGGCAATCATCGCACTGCTCGGCACGTTGTTTACGTTCCTCTATTCGATCTTCTATTCGGCACTGGGGCTGTCGAGTGAAGCGTACGGCATGTTCGCAGGCGGCACGCTTCATGAAATCGCGCATGTCGTGGCAGCAGGGGATGTTGGGGGAGCCGCAGCTCTCGATTTGGCGTTGGTCGTCAAATTGACGCGGGTCATCCTGTTAGTTGTGGTCGCAGCAGGCGTCGGCTTCTGGATGGCGAAAAGGAACCGGCAGGAAGGGGAGGCTTTCAGCTTCAGGAAACTCCCGATTCCATGGTTCATTTTCGGATTTTTGGCGGTGAGTGCCATCTACTCGACTGGGATTGTACCTGAGCAAGTTGCGTCCATGCTTGTATCATTGGCTTATATCTTGATGGCGATGGCGATGGCAGGCCTCGGATTGAACGTAAAATTGGCCGCATTCAAACGGGCAGGTGCCAAACCTTTCATTGCCGGATTGGGTGGAACAATCGTCCTAGTGGCAGTCGAATATGGGTTTATCCGTTTTTTATTTTAA
- a CDS encoding DUF2187 family protein has protein sequence MAFPRKEKDVCDFVAAREIDEEISFVRNDHRVNGTIFKILENSVIVELSEADAERIGAASNLTVVSHKNYSIV, from the coding sequence ATGGCCTTTCCACGTAAGGAAAAGGATGTATGCGATTTTGTCGCTGCGCGCGAAATCGACGAAGAGATTTCATTCGTCCGTAATGATCATAGAGTAAATGGCACGATCTTCAAAATTTTGGAGAACTCTGTCATTGTTGAGCTTTCGGAGGCGGATGCTGAACGGATCGGTGCCGCATCCAACTTGACCGTTGTCTCCCATAAAAATTATTCCATTGTGTAA
- a CDS encoding metal-sensitive transcriptional regulator, producing the protein MEYSDQVKNRLKRIEGQIKGILRMMEEDKDCKDVITQLSASRSAIDRAIGVIVSTNLISCIQNMEENDARVQEDIVKEAVDLLVKSR; encoded by the coding sequence ATGGAGTACAGCGATCAGGTGAAAAATCGGTTGAAGCGGATCGAGGGCCAAATTAAAGGCATCTTACGTATGATGGAAGAAGACAAAGATTGTAAAGACGTCATTACACAATTATCGGCTTCCCGTTCGGCAATCGATCGCGCGATTGGCGTGATCGTCAGTACGAATCTGATTTCCTGCATTCAAAATATGGAAGAGAACGATGCAAGGGTGCAAGAGGATATTGTAAAAGAAGCAGTTGATCTTCTCGTAAAGAGTCGCTAA
- a CDS encoding DsrE/DsrF/DrsH-like family protein, with protein MEETKKTTIVLFSGDYDKAMAAYIIANGAAAYDHEVTIFHTFWGLNALRKDATVPVKKGVLEKMFGKMMPRGADKMGISKMNFAGMGPKMIKHVIKKHNAMTLPQLIDMAQEQDIKLVACTMTMDLLGLDQKELMDDVEYAGVGAYLADAQDGQVNLFI; from the coding sequence TTGGAAGAAACGAAAAAGACGACGATCGTCTTGTTCAGTGGAGATTATGACAAGGCGATGGCCGCGTATATCATTGCAAACGGGGCGGCGGCCTATGACCATGAGGTGACCATTTTTCACACGTTCTGGGGATTGAATGCACTGCGAAAAGACGCAACAGTACCTGTGAAAAAAGGCGTCCTGGAAAAGATGTTCGGAAAAATGATGCCTCGCGGAGCCGATAAAATGGGCATCTCCAAAATGAATTTTGCGGGCATGGGACCGAAAATGATCAAACATGTCATTAAAAAGCATAACGCCATGACATTGCCGCAATTGATCGATATGGCGCAGGAACAAGATATCAAATTGGTCGCCTGTACGATGACGATGGATCTTCTTGGGCTGGATCAAAAAGAATTGATGGATGACGTAGAATACGCCGGGGTTGGCGCCTATCTGGCAGATGCACAAGACGGCCAGGTGAACTTATTCATTTAA
- a CDS encoding rhodanese-like domain-containing protein: MKEITATDLLEAMEKKEPIHLIDVRETDEVAEGKIPGAVNIPLGLLEFRLHELDKSKEYTMVCRSGGRSGRAAQLLESHGYRVVNMTGGMMAWDGPTE, from the coding sequence ATGAAAGAAATCACGGCTACGGATCTACTAGAAGCGATGGAGAAGAAGGAACCGATCCATCTAATCGACGTCCGCGAAACGGATGAAGTCGCAGAAGGGAAAATTCCGGGGGCGGTCAATATCCCGCTTGGCCTATTGGAATTCCGTCTACATGAATTAGATAAATCAAAGGAATACACGATGGTTTGCCGTTCGGGAGGGCGCAGCGGAAGAGCTGCACAATTGCTGGAGAGCCATGGATATAGAGTGGTCAATATGACGGGCGGCATGATGGCGTGGGACGGTCCGACCGAATAA
- a CDS encoding sulfurtransferase TusA family protein, with the protein MIQSHVILDAKGLACPMPIVKTRKAVKEMEPGEVIEVQATDKGSTADLKAWADSSGHHYLGTIEKDGHLKHYVRKSAGEEIAETRHPHIVSNEELQAILEDHAGDIVLDVRESAEYAFSHIPGALSIPLGELEDQMAALPKGAPIYIVCRTGNRSDLAAQQLTEAGFTDVKNVVPGMSAWNGPSEKSI; encoded by the coding sequence ATGATCCAATCTCATGTAATACTTGATGCAAAAGGATTGGCGTGTCCGATGCCGATCGTCAAGACGAGGAAAGCGGTAAAAGAAATGGAACCTGGTGAAGTGATTGAAGTTCAGGCTACGGATAAAGGTTCGACAGCAGATTTGAAAGCTTGGGCGGACAGTTCGGGGCATCACTATTTGGGCACCATCGAAAAGGATGGCCATCTGAAGCATTATGTCCGAAAATCGGCAGGAGAAGAAATCGCAGAAACACGTCATCCGCATATCGTCTCCAATGAAGAACTCCAAGCTATCTTGGAGGACCATGCTGGCGATATCGTGCTGGATGTGCGCGAATCGGCGGAATATGCGTTCAGCCATATCCCGGGTGCTCTTTCCATCCCATTGGGGGAACTTGAGGACCAAATGGCGGCTCTTCCGAAGGGGGCACCAATCTATATCGTATGCCGAACTGGAAACCGCAGCGACTTGGCTGCGCAACAGTTGACGGAAGCCGGTTTCACGGATGTCAAAAATGTCGTTCCCGGAATGAGTGCATGGAACGGGCCGAGTGAAAAATCTATTTAG